Proteins encoded by one window of Halobaculum halobium:
- the mobA gene encoding molybdenum cofactor guanylyltransferase produces the protein MPRYAAVVAGGRSTRFGDRDKAVADLAGTPMIRRVADRLAGATDRLVVNCRTDQRAAIEDAMAGYPNPVRYAEDPDPDEGPMAGIRTVLRGVERWGGPDAPAFVVACDMPFVDPALVGVLFDRIDGRDGDDDATLDAVVPRVDDEWFQTTHAAYRAGPMADACDAALARGDRKIIAPLFDLDYAVIDDDELADLGVDGRSFENLNTREEFEAAGAAFAAR, from the coding sequence ATGCCCCGGTACGCCGCCGTCGTCGCCGGCGGACGCTCGACCCGCTTCGGCGACCGCGACAAGGCCGTCGCCGATCTGGCCGGCACGCCGATGATCCGTCGCGTCGCCGACCGGCTAGCGGGCGCGACCGACCGGCTGGTCGTCAACTGCCGCACCGACCAACGGGCCGCCATCGAGGACGCGATGGCCGGGTATCCGAACCCCGTTCGCTACGCCGAGGACCCCGATCCCGACGAGGGGCCGATGGCGGGTATCCGGACCGTTCTCCGCGGCGTCGAGCGGTGGGGTGGCCCCGACGCCCCCGCGTTCGTCGTCGCCTGCGACATGCCGTTCGTCGACCCCGCGCTCGTCGGCGTGCTGTTCGATCGGATCGACGGACGTGACGGCGACGACGACGCGACTCTGGACGCCGTCGTTCCCCGGGTCGACGACGAGTGGTTCCAGACGACCCACGCCGCCTACCGCGCCGGCCCGATGGCCGACGCCTGCGACGCCGCCCTCGCGCGCGGCGACCGCAAGATCATCGCGCCGCTGTTCGATCTCGACTACGCGGTGATCGACGACGACGAACTCGCCGACCTCGGCGTCGACGGCCGGAGCTTCGAGAACCTCAACACCCGCGAGGAGTTCGAGGCGGCGGGAGCGGCGTTCGCGGCGCGGTAG
- a CDS encoding DUF7405 family protein encodes MPSRRNMLGKLAVAAGIGVAGCTTGAPPGLPLDANPHSVPSRQFAQRDVLQRDADGNELQARHRRILLLDLKREPSEDAAETVERALRTVEAAYDWAPDGLFHALAWGSTYFDDNDALGRVPIEHPEVLTRTDDEDLQHFDAMLVLESDVESHLPTVESALFGSREELNGEPVDHTLESVFRRRDRRTGFLGEGLPAEHVDVEGLEADAPMFSGFFSGREGSQASEDRVAIDDGPLAGGTTAHLSHIAFDLPKWFSGDEASRIEKMFTPEFTADDVADLGTDVPFADAVREHARDHGSVGHHEKVARVRRDGEPLLLRRDFNTVDHGRTGVHFLSYQRKLAHFRRTRKSMNGWYLRDDHPDITDRENNGILNFITTRSRANFVVPPREKRAFPLTIT; translated from the coding sequence ATGCCGTCCCGACGGAACATGCTGGGGAAGCTCGCGGTCGCTGCCGGGATCGGCGTCGCCGGCTGCACCACCGGCGCCCCGCCCGGGCTCCCGCTCGACGCCAACCCCCACTCGGTTCCGAGCAGACAGTTCGCGCAGCGTGACGTACTCCAGCGCGACGCCGACGGCAACGAGCTCCAGGCGCGCCACCGGCGCATCCTCCTGTTGGACCTGAAGCGCGAGCCCTCAGAAGATGCCGCAGAAACCGTCGAACGCGCGCTCCGGACCGTGGAGGCGGCGTACGACTGGGCGCCCGACGGGCTGTTTCACGCCCTCGCCTGGGGGTCGACGTACTTCGACGACAACGACGCGCTCGGGCGCGTCCCGATCGAGCACCCGGAGGTGCTCACGCGCACCGACGACGAGGACCTCCAGCACTTCGACGCGATGCTCGTGCTGGAGTCGGACGTGGAATCGCACCTCCCGACCGTAGAGAGCGCGTTGTTCGGCTCGCGCGAGGAACTGAACGGCGAGCCGGTGGACCACACGCTGGAGAGCGTGTTCCGTCGACGCGACCGCCGGACGGGCTTCCTCGGCGAGGGGCTCCCCGCCGAACACGTCGACGTGGAGGGACTGGAGGCGGACGCCCCGATGTTCTCCGGGTTCTTCTCGGGGCGCGAGGGGTCTCAGGCCAGCGAGGACCGCGTCGCCATCGACGACGGCCCGCTGGCCGGCGGCACCACCGCCCACCTCTCGCACATCGCCTTCGATCTCCCGAAGTGGTTCTCCGGCGACGAGGCGAGCCGGATCGAGAAGATGTTCACGCCCGAGTTCACCGCCGACGACGTCGCTGATCTCGGGACGGACGTGCCGTTCGCGGACGCGGTACGCGAGCACGCTCGCGATCACGGCAGCGTCGGCCACCACGAGAAGGTCGCGCGCGTCCGTCGGGACGGCGAGCCGCTGCTGCTCCGCCGGGACTTCAACACCGTCGACCACGGCCGGACGGGCGTTCACTTCCTCAGCTATCAGCGCAAGCTCGCGCACTTCCGACGGACGCGCAAGTCGATGAACGGCTGGTACCTGCGCGACGACCACCCCGACATCACCGACCGCGAGAACAACGGCATCCTCAACTTCATCACCACTCGCTCGCGGGCGAACTTCGTCGTCCCGCCGCGGGAGAAGCGGGCGTTCCCGCTGACGATCACTTGA
- a CDS encoding hydantoinase/oxoprolinase family protein, whose protein sequence is MTDDHAPASTRVGVDVGGTFTDLVTVRGGRIRVDKTPSTPAAPDEGVVTGLQGVDAPLDEVDFLGHGTTVATNAVLEGEWADTALVTTEGFRDAVEIGRQTRPDIYDFDATKPEPIVARDRRFEVPERVDERGAVLRELDEAAVRDRAADLRESGVDSVAVSLLFSFEHPAHERRVREILREEGLDASVSLSSDVLPEIREYERTLTTAMNAALKPVMDAYLGSLAGSVGDLGVDAPLRVMGSNGGLMASDAARERPVNTLLSGPAAGVRGATHVAGRRGVDDLITMDMGGTSCDVSLVRDGDPIVTTDTEVGDYPVSVPTVDIHTVGAGGGSVGYVDTGGALRVGPRSAGAQPGPVCYNRGGTEPTVTDAHLVLGRIDPSSFLPDALARDDDRVRDAFAPLAEAVAGDPEATETAARGLLDVANANMRRALRVVSVERGYDPREFALVAFGGAGPLHATALADALDIPEVIVPRAAGVLSALGLLISDVVYDYSTSMVRRFEDVDPEALRDAFAAFESEGRAELRDAGRADDELAFERTLDLRYAGQSFDLSVPVEGDLDAEELARVEARFHGAHERRYGHASPEEPVELVTVRLRARGLVEPPELAVEVRAGDPDDAIAETRRVGFGDGDRDTPVYDRSRLPTDATVDGPAVVEGSESTVVVHPGQRARVDGDANLVVETGGDGE, encoded by the coding sequence CTGCTGCGCCCGACGAGGGCGTCGTGACCGGTCTCCAGGGGGTCGACGCGCCACTCGACGAGGTCGACTTCCTCGGCCACGGGACGACCGTCGCGACCAACGCGGTGCTGGAGGGCGAGTGGGCCGACACCGCCCTCGTGACGACCGAGGGCTTCCGCGACGCCGTCGAGATCGGTCGCCAGACCAGACCCGACATCTACGACTTCGACGCGACCAAACCGGAGCCGATCGTGGCGCGCGACCGCCGGTTCGAGGTGCCCGAGCGCGTCGACGAGCGCGGCGCCGTCCTCCGGGAACTCGACGAGGCAGCCGTCCGCGACCGCGCGGCCGACCTCCGCGAGTCGGGAGTCGACAGCGTCGCCGTCTCGCTGCTCTTCTCGTTCGAGCACCCCGCCCACGAGCGCCGCGTCCGCGAGATTCTCCGTGAGGAGGGACTCGACGCGAGCGTCTCGCTGTCGTCTGACGTGCTCCCGGAGATCCGGGAGTACGAGCGCACGCTGACGACCGCGATGAACGCCGCGCTCAAGCCGGTGATGGACGCGTACCTCGGATCACTCGCGGGCAGTGTCGGCGACCTCGGCGTCGACGCGCCGCTCCGTGTGATGGGCTCGAACGGCGGACTGATGGCGAGCGATGCCGCCCGCGAGCGTCCGGTGAACACGCTCCTCTCCGGCCCAGCCGCGGGCGTCCGCGGCGCCACCCACGTCGCCGGCCGTCGGGGCGTCGACGACCTGATCACGATGGACATGGGCGGCACTTCCTGTGACGTGAGTCTCGTCCGCGATGGCGACCCCATCGTGACGACCGACACCGAGGTCGGCGACTACCCCGTCTCGGTGCCGACCGTCGACATCCACACCGTCGGCGCCGGCGGCGGCTCCGTCGGCTACGTCGACACGGGCGGCGCCCTGCGGGTCGGCCCGCGCTCGGCGGGCGCCCAGCCCGGTCCGGTCTGCTACAACCGCGGCGGGACCGAGCCGACCGTCACCGACGCCCACCTCGTGCTCGGCCGTATCGACCCCTCGTCGTTCCTCCCGGACGCGCTCGCCCGCGACGACGACCGCGTCCGCGACGCCTTCGCCCCGCTGGCGGAGGCCGTCGCCGGTGACCCCGAGGCGACCGAGACCGCCGCCCGCGGACTGCTCGACGTGGCGAACGCGAACATGCGACGCGCGCTCCGGGTCGTCAGCGTCGAGCGCGGCTACGACCCCCGCGAGTTTGCCCTCGTCGCCTTCGGCGGCGCCGGCCCCCTGCACGCGACGGCGCTTGCGGACGCCCTCGACATTCCCGAAGTGATCGTGCCGCGTGCCGCGGGCGTCCTCTCGGCGCTGGGGCTGCTCATCAGCGACGTGGTGTACGACTACTCCACCTCGATGGTCCGCCGGTTCGAGGACGTGGACCCGGAGGCCCTCCGCGACGCGTTCGCGGCGTTCGAGAGCGAGGGCCGTGCGGAACTGCGCGACGCCGGCCGCGCGGACGACGAACTGGCGTTCGAGCGGACGCTCGACCTCCGGTACGCCGGCCAGTCGTTCGACCTGTCGGTGCCGGTCGAAGGAGACCTCGACGCCGAGGAACTCGCCCGCGTCGAAGCGCGGTTTCACGGGGCCCACGAGCGCCGGTACGGTCACGCGTCGCCCGAGGAGCCGGTGGAGTTGGTGACCGTCCGACTGCGCGCACGCGGACTCGTCGAGCCGCCCGAACTCGCGGTCGAGGTGCGCGCCGGCGACCCCGACGACGCGATCGCGGAGACGCGCCGGGTCGGCTTCGGCGACGGCGACCGCGACACCCCGGTGTACGACCGGAGCCGCCTGCCGACGGACGCGACCGTCGACGGCCCCGCCGTCGTCGAGGGGAGCGAGAGCACCGTCGTCGTCCACCCCGGCCAGCGCGCGCGGGTCGACGGCGACGCCAACCTGGTCGTCGAGACCGGGGGTGACGGGGAGTGA
- the yqeC gene encoding selenium cofactor biosynthesis protein YqeC, with amino-acid sequence MTIAPEEALPTEGLVCVVGAGGKKTTLYTLANRLDRAVVTATVRIPIFDEHVARVVVDPDAVAALTRHAADADIAVDWPLGIVPERERDDRYLGYDTDAVDDLAAAHDGPVLVKADGARMREFKAPDDREPQIPASADAVVPIASAHVVGEPLTDERVHRPERVAAVAGIDVGERVTAEAVGRVLASTEGGLKEAPADAEAVALVNKVDDADDEAAAREVAAAAFEADESGRLDRVVLAALGEDRIVDVIEG; translated from the coding sequence ATGACCATCGCTCCCGAGGAGGCCCTCCCGACCGAGGGCCTCGTCTGCGTCGTCGGCGCCGGCGGGAAGAAGACGACCCTCTACACGCTCGCGAACCGCCTCGACCGCGCGGTCGTCACCGCGACGGTCCGCATTCCGATCTTCGACGAGCACGTCGCGCGCGTCGTCGTCGACCCCGACGCGGTCGCCGCGCTGACGCGCCACGCCGCGGACGCCGACATCGCCGTCGACTGGCCGCTCGGGATCGTTCCCGAACGCGAGCGCGACGACCGGTACCTCGGCTACGACACCGACGCCGTCGACGACCTTGCGGCCGCTCACGACGGCCCCGTGCTCGTGAAGGCCGACGGCGCGCGGATGCGTGAGTTCAAGGCGCCCGACGACCGCGAGCCGCAGATCCCGGCGAGCGCCGACGCCGTCGTCCCGATCGCCTCCGCGCACGTCGTCGGCGAACCGCTCACCGACGAGCGCGTTCACCGACCCGAGCGGGTCGCCGCCGTCGCGGGGATCGACGTGGGAGAACGGGTGACCGCCGAAGCCGTCGGCCGAGTGCTCGCCTCGACCGAGGGCGGCCTGAAGGAAGCGCCCGCCGACGCCGAGGCGGTCGCGCTCGTGAACAAGGTGGACGACGCCGACGACGAGGCCGCGGCGCGCGAGGTCGCCGCCGCGGCGTTCGAGGCCGACGAGTCCGGTCGGCTCGACCGGGTGGTGCTCGCGGCGCTCGGCGAGGACCGGATCGTCGACGTGATCGAGGGGTAG
- a CDS encoding DUF7124 domain-containing protein, translating into MPDKIDLDDLDVQPDDDDERPNRGDWFWGDDSGGDADESIDADDVADDDAPSSPPAGPEAGGADGDDGWRSGGARAEELGADEPAPAEYDDDLDADLSSSTPRVPYADDDKPVGIPRDGGGGGGVSADAREEETQAQPEATGPHGEAKSEMTMALSYRAVRSLSNLHAALADAETWTDYVGIVGDVDAHVINKYQRDNRLDLDFFNGTGTGPGERLEEVGPNSMFYAERMVLVGVESAGERAWAERAGWEFVPLAEAAEASEWALDEPGGAPDGDAN; encoded by the coding sequence ATGCCAGACAAGATCGACCTCGACGACCTCGACGTACAGCCCGACGACGACGACGAGCGGCCCAACCGCGGCGATTGGTTCTGGGGCGACGACAGCGGGGGCGACGCCGACGAATCGATCGACGCAGATGACGTGGCCGACGACGACGCGCCCTCGTCGCCGCCGGCCGGCCCAGAAGCGGGTGGCGCGGACGGCGACGACGGTTGGCGCTCTGGCGGCGCCCGCGCGGAGGAGTTGGGCGCCGACGAGCCCGCGCCGGCCGAGTACGACGACGACCTCGACGCGGACCTGTCCTCGTCGACGCCGCGCGTGCCGTACGCGGACGACGACAAGCCGGTCGGCATCCCCCGCGATGGCGGGGGCGGGGGCGGCGTCTCCGCCGACGCGCGCGAGGAGGAGACGCAAGCGCAGCCCGAGGCGACCGGCCCACACGGCGAGGCGAAAAGCGAGATGACGATGGCGCTGTCGTACCGGGCGGTGCGCTCGCTGTCGAACCTCCACGCCGCGCTCGCGGACGCCGAGACGTGGACCGACTACGTCGGGATCGTCGGCGACGTCGACGCACACGTGATCAACAAGTACCAGCGCGACAACCGCCTGGACCTCGACTTCTTCAACGGCACTGGGACCGGCCCGGGCGAGCGACTGGAGGAAGTCGGCCCGAACTCGATGTTTTACGCCGAGCGGATGGTACTCGTCGGCGTCGAGTCGGCCGGCGAGCGCGCGTGGGCCGAGCGCGCCGGCTGGGAGTTCGTCCCGCTGGCGGAGGCCGCCGAGGCGTCCGAGTGGGCCCTCGACGAGCCGGGGGGCGCTCCCGACGGGGACGCAAACTGA
- a CDS encoding aldehyde ferredoxin oxidoreductase family protein, giving the protein MTRTRVLRVDLSAGTAAFEPVPEQWRRRYLGGKGLGARYLYDELSPGADPRGPENLLGFMLGPLSGALPGESRYAAVTKSPLTGAFLDSYSGGTFPDRLAGSLPECLGVLVTGAADEPTALVVGDGEPRLESAGDLAGADTVETSEAYPDAAVACVGPAGEREVAYATVASDAGDHHAGRGGAGAVMGAKHLKAVVARGDPPDVPAELADLHAEYEAAFAADDAGKWQTAGETLESIDFAAEVGVLPANGWRDTANEVDGIGIEAAAAAAHEREHPDEDVPGGFRVETDDGETVPRGAAPMTLGAGLGMDDFDAVAALGEACDRLGVDVITAGNAVAWAVRANEVDFEFGDEDGARELIERIARREADDDLADALAEGVDEAAERRGGDDYVPTVKSMELPAYDPRGALGMALAYATADRGGCHRRARPIEEEVFREDWDTARRVEAVVGAQNARAVLWSLVVDDFAGETLWDDLGAEWLDALGVPHDDLRRVGDRVWTLVRLFNAREGFDREADALPAQFAEPLPTGEAPAAGRAVDREGFDRLLDAYYAARGWDDRGLPTPERCGALGLPTDALDPTDTSGLTGTPDGPADRPQSHD; this is encoded by the coding sequence ATGACACGGACCCGGGTGCTCCGCGTCGACCTCTCGGCGGGGACCGCCGCGTTCGAACCGGTCCCCGAGCAGTGGCGTCGCCGCTACCTCGGGGGCAAGGGGCTCGGGGCCCGGTACCTGTACGACGAACTCTCGCCCGGGGCCGACCCGCGGGGCCCCGAGAACCTCCTCGGATTCATGCTCGGCCCGCTGTCGGGCGCGCTCCCGGGCGAGTCGCGCTACGCCGCCGTGACGAAGTCGCCGCTGACGGGCGCGTTCCTCGACTCCTACTCCGGCGGGACGTTTCCGGATCGGCTCGCGGGGTCGCTGCCGGAGTGTCTCGGCGTGCTCGTGACGGGCGCGGCCGACGAGCCGACGGCGTTGGTCGTCGGCGACGGCGAGCCCCGACTGGAGTCCGCCGGCGACCTCGCGGGTGCGGACACCGTCGAGACCAGCGAGGCGTACCCCGACGCGGCGGTCGCGTGCGTCGGCCCGGCCGGCGAGCGGGAGGTCGCGTACGCGACCGTCGCCTCCGACGCCGGCGACCACCACGCCGGCCGCGGCGGCGCGGGCGCAGTGATGGGCGCGAAGCACCTGAAGGCGGTCGTCGCCCGCGGCGACCCGCCGGACGTGCCCGCGGAACTCGCCGACCTCCACGCGGAGTACGAGGCGGCGTTCGCCGCCGACGACGCCGGCAAGTGGCAGACCGCCGGCGAGACTCTGGAGTCGATCGACTTCGCCGCCGAGGTGGGCGTGTTGCCCGCGAACGGCTGGCGCGACACCGCGAACGAGGTCGACGGCATCGGGATCGAGGCGGCCGCGGCGGCCGCACACGAGCGCGAACACCCCGACGAGGACGTGCCAGGCGGCTTCCGCGTCGAGACTGACGACGGCGAGACGGTCCCCCGCGGCGCCGCGCCGATGACGCTCGGCGCCGGGCTCGGGATGGACGACTTCGACGCGGTCGCGGCGCTGGGTGAGGCGTGCGACCGCCTCGGCGTCGACGTGATCACCGCGGGCAACGCCGTCGCGTGGGCCGTCCGCGCGAACGAGGTCGACTTCGAGTTCGGCGACGAGGACGGCGCCCGCGAGCTGATCGAGCGCATCGCTCGTCGGGAGGCGGACGACGACCTCGCGGACGCGCTGGCGGAGGGCGTCGACGAAGCGGCCGAGCGCCGCGGCGGCGACGACTACGTGCCGACGGTGAAGTCGATGGAGCTCCCGGCCTACGACCCCCGGGGCGCACTCGGGATGGCGCTGGCGTACGCGACAGCCGATCGCGGCGGCTGCCACCGCCGCGCTCGCCCGATCGAAGAAGAAGTGTTCCGCGAGGACTGGGACACCGCCCGCCGGGTCGAGGCCGTCGTCGGCGCACAGAACGCCCGCGCGGTGCTGTGGAGCCTCGTCGTCGACGACTTCGCCGGGGAGACGCTGTGGGACGACCTGGGCGCGGAGTGGCTCGATGCGCTCGGCGTCCCGCACGACGACCTCCGACGCGTCGGCGACCGCGTGTGGACGCTCGTTCGGCTGTTCAACGCCCGCGAGGGGTTCGACCGCGAGGCCGACGCGCTCCCGGCGCAGTTCGCCGAGCCGCTCCCGACCGGGGAGGCGCCCGCGGCCGGCCGCGCCGTCGACCGCGAGGGGTTCGACCGGCTGCTCGACGCGTACTACGCCGCCCGCGGGTGGGACGACCGCGGACTCCCGACGCCCGAGCGCTGTGGTGCGCTCGGGCTCCCGACCGACGCGCTCGACCCAACGGACACGTCCGGACTGACCGGCACGCCCGACGGGCCCGCCGACCGACCGCAATCCCACGACTGA
- a CDS encoding redoxin domain-containing protein: MLDDGDEAPEVTAPMATPEAAASTERGSYTGGDVSEFSLSDALDDGPVVLAFYPGVYSRTCTQELCELRDWKADLADLDAPLYGVSVDSPWSLLAFMDEYDLQYPLVSGFNNSIIADFGVRREESIMRGIANRAVFVVAPDGVVSYTWKATEPLTFPDTDEVEAAVAAAAEVE, encoded by the coding sequence ATGCTCGACGACGGCGACGAGGCACCCGAAGTAACCGCACCGATGGCGACCCCCGAGGCCGCCGCAAGCACCGAGCGCGGCAGTTACACGGGCGGCGACGTGAGCGAGTTCTCGCTGAGCGACGCGCTCGACGACGGCCCGGTCGTCCTCGCGTTTTATCCGGGCGTCTACTCGCGCACCTGCACGCAGGAACTGTGCGAGCTCCGCGACTGGAAGGCTGACCTCGCGGACCTCGACGCCCCGCTGTACGGCGTCAGCGTCGACTCGCCGTGGTCGCTGCTGGCGTTCATGGACGAGTACGACCTCCAGTACCCGCTCGTCTCGGGGTTCAACAACTCGATCATCGCGGACTTCGGCGTCCGGCGCGAGGAGTCGATCATGCGTGGGATCGCGAACCGCGCGGTGTTCGTCGTCGCGCCGGACGGGGTCGTTTCCTACACGTGGAAGGCGACGGAGCCGCTGACGTTCCCCGACACCGACGAGGTGGAGGCGGCGGTCGCGGCGGCCGCCGAGGTCGAGTAA